One stretch of Akkermansia massiliensis DNA includes these proteins:
- a CDS encoding YraN family protein yields MYGELAAASFLRGEGFSVLRRNWRPVRGGELDLVCRDGNCLVFVEVKTRTGNSYGGARRAVDARKRALIRRGAAEWLRQLPEPVPSRYDIVEVLYREGKPPEFRHIRGAFREKDLPAS; encoded by the coding sequence ATGTACGGGGAACTGGCAGCGGCCTCTTTCCTGCGTGGGGAAGGGTTTTCCGTTTTAAGGAGGAATTGGCGTCCCGTCAGGGGCGGGGAACTGGACCTCGTGTGCCGGGACGGGAACTGCCTGGTTTTTGTGGAAGTGAAAACCCGTACGGGAAACAGTTACGGGGGAGCCCGCCGCGCCGTGGACGCCCGCAAAAGGGCGCTGATACGGCGGGGAGCGGCGGAATGGCTCCGCCAGCTTCCGGAACCGGTTCCCTCCCGTTACGATATTGTGGAAGTCCTGTACCGGGAGGGGAAGCCCCCGGAATTCAGGCATATACGCGGAGCGTTCAGGGAGAAGGATTTGCCCGCTTCATGA
- a CDS encoding FmdB family zinc ribbon protein, with protein MPIYEYISENPDDPGQSCPVCRRGFELRRPVDRAPLEKCLVCKHPVRKVISRINVPEVTKPLSVSDAKAAGFTVLERRDKGVYEKL; from the coding sequence ATGCCCATATACGAGTATATTTCCGAAAACCCTGACGACCCCGGCCAGTCCTGCCCGGTGTGCCGCCGCGGTTTTGAATTGCGGCGGCCGGTGGACCGTGCGCCGCTTGAAAAGTGCCTGGTGTGCAAGCACCCGGTGCGCAAGGTCATCAGCCGGATCAATGTGCCGGAGGTGACCAAGCCCCTTTCCGTTTCCGACGCCAAGGCAGCCGGGTTCACCGTGCTGGAGCGCCGGGACAAGGGCGTTTATGAAAAACTGTAA
- a CDS encoding ribonuclease HII: MSFEREARSSGFLYVAGVDEAGRGPLAGPVVAGAVILPELPEELSGLNDSKQLTAAKRERLFLALLDCEQVACSVGMASVEEIDRLNILRATHLAMARAVEGLAPHADFCLVDGLPVKGLPVPHRAIVKGDGRSLSIAAASVLAKVTRDRMMTEADASYPQYGFAKHKGYGTKAHMEALRRHGPCPLHRRSFAPVSQMELSIPE; encoded by the coding sequence ATGAGTTTTGAAAGGGAGGCCCGTTCCTCCGGTTTTCTTTATGTGGCCGGGGTGGATGAAGCCGGCCGCGGCCCTTTGGCCGGCCCCGTGGTGGCCGGGGCCGTCATTCTGCCTGAACTGCCGGAGGAACTGTCCGGGTTGAATGATTCCAAGCAATTGACCGCGGCTAAGAGGGAACGCCTATTCCTGGCTCTGCTGGATTGCGAACAGGTGGCCTGCTCCGTGGGAATGGCTTCCGTGGAGGAAATAGACCGTCTCAACATCCTGAGAGCCACTCATCTGGCCATGGCGCGCGCCGTGGAAGGACTGGCCCCGCATGCGGATTTCTGCCTGGTGGACGGCTTGCCCGTCAAGGGGCTTCCCGTTCCGCACCGCGCTATCGTGAAGGGAGACGGCAGGAGCCTTTCCATTGCCGCCGCCAGCGTGCTGGCCAAGGTGACGAGGGACCGCATGATGACGGAGGCGGATGCCTCCTATCCGCAGTACGGTTTTGCAAAACACAAGGGATATGGCACGAAAGCCCACATGGAAGCCCTGCGGAGGCATGGGCCCTGTCCGCTTCATCGCCGCTCGTTTGCGCCGGTTTCACAAATGGAACTGTCCATTCCTGAATAG
- a CDS encoding hemolysin family protein yields the protein MNDPDPLSILAAFGAAEAPGAVPALGGMTLAIAGFILFLLLNAFFVAAEFALMKVRESQLHAGDGVPARTRRKLARARKAVKHLDLYLAACQAGITLSSLALGFLGTFFVAELTAPFLVSLGLGGKVPVYGIALAVTFIFFACCQVIFGEFIPKAMAVRHPDRAALATVPLLHFFYTVFKYTGILGLTDGIARFVLKYLLGIDPRSTACTVHSTDELMYLVEESERSRELTKQEAEISKNALELNDMCVKDVMTPRSEVDVMDLTAPFEENWELARKSRHTRFPLVEGDHLDEVKGWVHVKDLLKLVGQENPDLRSVRRELRVVPDTMPLDSLLTFFLKEHAHFALVVDEFGDSIGLVFLDDVLEQIVGDDIQDEFDQEEMREFVKTGKDTYAVNGAVTLFDLADYLPEMDLDCPGVTTLGGYVISRLGYIPEEGEELKIGRYRAVVTGSDGRRITQILLTRLPEEQEEE from the coding sequence ATGAATGATCCGGACCCTCTGAGTATTCTTGCGGCCTTCGGGGCCGCTGAAGCGCCCGGCGCTGTTCCGGCGCTGGGTGGAATGACGCTGGCGATTGCCGGCTTTATCCTTTTTTTACTGCTGAACGCGTTTTTTGTGGCGGCCGAGTTCGCCCTGATGAAGGTTCGCGAAAGCCAGCTGCACGCCGGGGATGGCGTTCCGGCGCGTACCCGTAGGAAGCTGGCCCGGGCACGGAAGGCGGTCAAGCACCTTGACCTGTATTTGGCCGCCTGCCAGGCGGGCATTACCCTTTCTTCTCTGGCGCTGGGATTTTTGGGCACGTTTTTCGTGGCGGAGCTGACGGCTCCCTTCCTTGTTTCCCTGGGGCTGGGCGGTAAGGTTCCCGTTTACGGCATTGCCCTGGCCGTTACGTTTATTTTCTTTGCCTGCTGCCAGGTTATTTTTGGGGAGTTTATTCCCAAGGCCATGGCGGTGCGCCATCCGGACAGGGCCGCTCTGGCGACGGTCCCCCTGCTGCATTTCTTTTACACGGTGTTCAAATATACGGGCATTCTTGGCCTGACGGACGGAATTGCCCGGTTTGTGCTGAAGTACCTGCTGGGTATCGATCCCCGCTCCACGGCCTGCACGGTTCACAGCACGGATGAACTGATGTACCTGGTGGAGGAAAGCGAACGTTCCCGAGAGCTGACGAAGCAGGAGGCGGAGATCTCCAAGAATGCCCTTGAACTGAACGACATGTGCGTCAAGGACGTGATGACGCCGCGTTCCGAAGTGGACGTGATGGATTTGACGGCTCCCTTTGAGGAGAACTGGGAACTTGCCCGGAAGTCCCGCCATACCCGTTTCCCCCTGGTGGAGGGCGACCATCTGGACGAGGTGAAGGGCTGGGTGCACGTCAAGGATCTGCTCAAGCTGGTAGGGCAGGAAAATCCGGACCTTAGAAGCGTGCGGCGTGAGTTGCGCGTGGTGCCGGATACGATGCCTCTGGACAGCCTTCTGACGTTCTTCCTGAAAGAGCATGCCCATTTTGCCCTGGTGGTGGATGAGTTTGGTGATTCCATCGGCCTGGTGTTCCTGGACGATGTGCTGGAACAGATCGTGGGGGACGACATTCAGGATGAGTTTGACCAGGAGGAAATGCGGGAATTCGTCAAGACCGGCAAGGATACGTATGCCGTGAACGGAGCCGTTACCCTGTTTGACTTGGCGGATTACCTGCCTGAAATGGACCTGGATTGCCCGGGCGTCACCACCCTGGGCGGTTACGTGATCAGCCGGCTGGGTTACATTCCGGAAGAAGGGGAGGAATTGAAGATTGGCCGCTACCGGGCCGTAGTGACGGGGTCGGACGGCAGAAGAATCACGCAGATTCTGCTGACCCGCCTTCCGGAAGAACAGGAGGAGGAATGA
- the rpsN gene encoding 30S ribosomal protein S14, protein MAKKSWIARDKKKADTVKRYAELRTQLKAEKDYIGLTMLPRNASPTRTVNRCLVSGRRRAFIRRFKLSRISFRELANAGMIPGVTKSSW, encoded by the coding sequence ATGGCTAAGAAGAGCTGGATCGCAAGAGACAAGAAAAAGGCTGACACCGTCAAGCGCTACGCGGAACTGCGTACGCAATTGAAGGCTGAGAAGGATTATATCGGTTTAACCATGCTGCCCCGCAATGCAAGCCCGACCCGTACGGTCAACCGCTGCCTTGTTTCCGGCCGCCGCCGCGCATTTATCCGCCGTTTCAAGCTTTCCCGTATTTCCTTCCGCGAACTGGCCAACGCCGGCATGATCCCCGGTGTGACCAAGTCCAGCTGGTAA